A region from the Halobellus litoreus genome encodes:
- a CDS encoding carboxypeptidase-like regulatory domain-containing protein — MRRLFALLVVVSALAFVPVASATTTVGGTVTVDDGSADGATVEVVPLSEQRQRADDAVTTTVEDSSFSVDAPDAPAYAVRVEHGGTTHYEVLQNRTQVEFELSERFAGRVVDDDGEAEPGAVVELIDENEYVVGTRRTNETGAFAFGPLESDETYELRTTVGNAAYRRTIDPSTTRNVTVTALQPTNDTSVLGVANRTPTGHVVQIVPPGNESDAPSVIETIAFENPSDRPFVGTVTIGTPADASAYAAMVDGSGAEYRQTEAGVELNVSVPANGSTQVGAAYDLTGTQFRKEIRRDTTSLAVVLQGYDPSRVSHSANLRVGSAPIPLLTTNESLDAGATISADVAGARRTTAESTAGTNSETGAVETSSSGSGSIPAFPGVPILAGIFGTVFVGLGAYRLTRPEP; from the coding sequence ATGAGACGGCTGTTCGCGCTGCTCGTCGTCGTCAGCGCACTCGCGTTCGTTCCCGTCGCCAGCGCGACGACGACGGTCGGCGGGACGGTCACCGTCGACGACGGGAGCGCAGACGGCGCGACCGTCGAGGTCGTCCCGCTCAGCGAGCAACGGCAGCGAGCGGACGACGCAGTGACCACGACCGTCGAGGACTCGTCCTTCTCGGTCGACGCGCCGGACGCGCCGGCGTATGCCGTGCGCGTCGAGCACGGCGGCACGACACACTACGAGGTGCTGCAGAACCGCACGCAGGTCGAATTCGAACTGTCCGAGCGGTTCGCCGGGCGGGTCGTCGACGACGATGGGGAAGCGGAGCCGGGCGCTGTCGTCGAACTGATCGACGAGAACGAGTACGTCGTCGGCACGCGACGCACGAACGAGACGGGCGCGTTCGCGTTCGGCCCGCTGGAATCCGACGAGACGTACGAGCTCCGTACCACGGTCGGGAACGCGGCGTATCGGCGGACGATCGATCCGTCGACGACACGGAACGTGACGGTTACGGCGCTGCAGCCGACGAACGACACGTCGGTACTCGGTGTCGCGAACCGGACGCCGACCGGCCACGTCGTCCAGATCGTGCCGCCGGGGAACGAATCGGACGCGCCGAGCGTCATCGAGACGATCGCGTTCGAGAACCCGAGCGACCGACCGTTCGTCGGGACCGTGACGATCGGAACGCCCGCCGACGCGTCGGCGTACGCGGCGATGGTCGACGGCTCGGGGGCGGAGTATCGACAGACAGAAGCGGGCGTCGAATTGAACGTCAGCGTCCCCGCGAACGGAAGCACGCAGGTGGGCGCGGCCTACGATCTCACCGGGACGCAGTTCCGGAAAGAGATCCGACGGGACACGACCTCTCTCGCGGTCGTGCTCCAGGGTTACGATCCGTCCCGGGTGAGCCACTCGGCGAACCTCCGGGTCGGATCGGCACCGATCCCGCTGCTCACCACGAACGAGTCGCTGGACGCAGGCGCGACCATCAGCGCCGACGTCGCCGGCGCTCGGAGGACCACCGCGGAGTCGACGGCGGGAACCAACTCGGAGACAGGGGCCGTGGAGACGTCCTCCTCCGGGAGCGGGTCGATCCCGGCCTTCCCCGGCGTCCCGATACTCGCCGGCATCTTCGGAACGGTCTTCGTCGGCCTCGGCGCGTACCGACTGACCCGACCGGAACCCTGA
- a CDS encoding DNA polymerase sliding clamp, whose product MFKAIVSASTLQDALDSVSVLVDECKIRLNEDELSIRAVDPANVGMVDLSLDAAAFESYEADGGVIGVNLAKLEDFVGMASGDELVELELDEETRKLNIRMDGLSSTLALIDPDSIRQEPDIPDLDLAAEIVLEGAQLDRGIKAADMVSDHVRLRVDADDEAFHIEAEGDTDDVDFELDADDLIALTAGTADSLFSLDYLKDMNKAIPKDAEVTVELGEEFPVKIHYAVAEGQGNVTYMLAPRIQSD is encoded by the coding sequence ATGTTCAAGGCCATCGTGAGCGCGTCTACGCTCCAGGACGCGCTCGACTCGGTGAGCGTGCTGGTCGACGAGTGCAAGATCCGACTGAACGAGGACGAACTGTCGATTCGCGCCGTCGATCCCGCGAACGTCGGTATGGTCGATCTCTCGCTCGATGCCGCCGCCTTCGAATCCTACGAGGCCGACGGGGGCGTCATCGGCGTCAACCTCGCGAAACTCGAAGACTTCGTCGGGATGGCCTCGGGGGACGAACTCGTCGAACTCGAACTCGACGAGGAGACCCGGAAGCTGAACATCCGGATGGACGGCCTCTCCTCGACGCTCGCGCTGATCGACCCCGACTCCATCCGTCAGGAGCCGGACATCCCCGACCTCGACCTGGCGGCCGAGATCGTCCTCGAAGGCGCCCAGTTGGACCGCGGGATCAAGGCCGCCGACATGGTGTCGGACCACGTCCGCCTCCGCGTCGACGCCGACGACGAGGCCTTCCACATCGAGGCCGAGGGCGACACCGACGACGTCGACTTCGAACTCGACGCCGACGACCTCATCGCGCTCACGGCCGGTACGGCCGACTCGCTGTTCTCGCTGGACTACCTGAAGGACATGAACAAGGCGATCCCGAAGGACGCCGAGGTCACCGTCGAACTCGGCGAGGAGTTCCCGGTCAAGATCCACTACGCGGTCGCCGAGGGGCAGGGCAACGTCACGTACATGCTCGCGCCGCGCATCCAGAGCGACTAG
- a CDS encoding molybdopterin-dependent oxidoreductase produces the protein MRSTTVRRGTVGAVVGTVWLAGLYLAAPLVGGFAPVALAEGIIVRSPGWLSTLAVGLLGFSAKPVLLASVLVGIVALSAIGGAVWPRVRAETPFLAGFLAVGATVAVFLAAGVPLSPSAVLGVVVAVVPAYIASRLLSTPTTRRSPDRRRFLRRIGAVAVVGTGSLLGVRAAFDRLAGGRGRGGDVDGVDAGGSDGGTDAAGEASPVATPGDPRFDFEGMPAAVTAPEDHYVVDINIRPPDLDPASWTLDVDGAVERPYSLSYDELREHDASVEQVTTMVCVSNTVGGDLIGTPRWTGVQLSDLVADADPAAEAVDVVTHAADGYSEAIPLDIVEREDILIAYRMGSEPLATEHGFPARLLVPGRYGMKMTKWITRIEVSAADHEAYWEARGWDEEAVVNTMSYVRGVERDGDRVVVGGVAFGGLATGVEEIAAVEVSVDGGDTWTEAELESPIAPHAWRRWRYAFDAPNRSEFEVVVRAITRDGTVQTEERSSPRPSGATGWHRRPVRV, from the coding sequence ATGCGTTCGACGACCGTTCGACGCGGGACGGTCGGTGCCGTCGTCGGCACCGTGTGGCTCGCCGGACTGTACCTCGCTGCACCGCTCGTCGGGGGATTCGCTCCCGTCGCCCTCGCGGAGGGGATCATCGTCCGCTCGCCGGGGTGGCTGTCGACCTTAGCGGTCGGCCTCTTGGGGTTCTCCGCGAAGCCGGTGTTGTTGGCATCGGTGCTCGTCGGGATCGTCGCCCTCTCGGCGATCGGGGGTGCCGTCTGGCCGCGCGTTCGAGCGGAGACGCCGTTCCTGGCGGGTTTTCTGGCCGTGGGCGCGACCGTAGCCGTCTTTCTCGCCGCCGGGGTTCCCCTCTCGCCGAGCGCGGTCCTCGGCGTCGTCGTCGCCGTCGTGCCGGCGTACATCGCGAGTCGCCTGCTCTCGACGCCGACGACCCGCCGATCGCCCGACCGCCGCCGGTTCCTTCGACGGATCGGCGCGGTCGCGGTCGTCGGGACGGGGTCGCTCCTCGGCGTGCGCGCGGCGTTCGACCGACTCGCTGGCGGGCGCGGTCGCGGCGGCGACGTGGACGGCGTCGATGCGGGCGGTTCCGACGGCGGCACCGACGCCGCCGGAGAAGCATCGCCGGTTGCCACCCCCGGCGATCCTCGGTTCGACTTCGAGGGGATGCCGGCGGCGGTCACGGCCCCGGAGGACCACTACGTCGTCGACATCAACATCCGACCGCCGGATCTCGATCCGGCGTCGTGGACGCTCGACGTCGACGGTGCGGTCGAGCGACCCTACAGCCTCTCGTACGACGAACTTCGCGAGCACGACGCGAGCGTCGAACAGGTCACGACGATGGTCTGCGTCTCGAACACCGTCGGCGGCGACCTCATCGGGACGCCCCGCTGGACGGGCGTCCAACTGTCGGACCTGGTGGCCGACGCCGACCCCGCCGCCGAGGCGGTCGACGTCGTCACCCACGCCGCCGACGGGTACAGCGAGGCGATCCCGCTCGACATCGTCGAGCGCGAGGACATCCTGATCGCCTATCGGATGGGGTCGGAGCCGCTCGCGACGGAACACGGCTTTCCGGCCCGGTTGCTCGTCCCCGGCCGCTACGGGATGAAGATGACCAAGTGGATCACGCGAATCGAGGTCTCGGCCGCCGACCACGAGGCCTACTGGGAGGCGCGCGGATGGGACGAGGAGGCCGTCGTCAACACGATGTCGTACGTCCGCGGCGTCGAACGCGACGGCGATCGCGTCGTCGTCGGGGGAGTCGCGTTCGGTGGGTTAGCGACCGGCGTCGAGGAGATCGCGGCCGTCGAGGTCAGCGTCGACGGCGGCGACACGTGGACCGAGGCCGAGTTGGAGTCGCCGATCGCGCCCCACGCGTGGCGGCGCTGGCGGTACGCGTTCGACGCGCCGAACCGCTCGGAGTTCGAGGTCGTCGTCCGCGCGATCACCCGGGACGGCACCGTCCAGACCGAGGAGCGGAGTTCGCCCCGTCCGAGCGGCGCGACGGGATGGCACAGACGGCCCGTTCGGGTGTGA
- a CDS encoding DUF7474 family protein has translation MPQFDYPCPDCRATNSLHDTDCEFEGTAWPAVEKAYTDIVARLTAAPTEESELYDAVDGEWGALHRAALERLKRDERITEGNDVLRLRTSEEFREEVSEPTREPMRTIYRNGSVPGCHDNAVFAMIAWYEMVGLSWAETRENVIEWLHDSGAWARGGFEESSPEALVDAKRHVYEAGYGWKEKAEAAKRVIDRHRS, from the coding sequence GTGCCGCAGTTCGACTACCCGTGTCCCGACTGCCGGGCCACGAACAGCCTCCACGACACCGACTGCGAGTTCGAGGGGACGGCCTGGCCGGCCGTCGAAAAGGCTTACACCGACATCGTGGCCCGACTCACGGCCGCGCCGACCGAGGAGTCCGAACTCTACGACGCGGTCGACGGCGAGTGGGGCGCGCTCCACCGCGCGGCGCTCGAACGCCTCAAGCGCGACGAGCGGATCACGGAGGGCAACGACGTGCTCCGACTGCGCACGTCCGAGGAGTTCCGCGAGGAGGTGTCCGAGCCGACCCGCGAGCCGATGCGCACCATCTACCGCAACGGGAGCGTCCCGGGCTGTCACGACAACGCGGTCTTCGCGATGATCGCGTGGTACGAGATGGTCGGCCTCTCGTGGGCGGAGACGCGCGAGAACGTGATCGAGTGGCTCCACGACAGCGGTGCGTGGGCCCGCGGCGGCTTCGAGGAGTCGTCGCCCGAAGCCCTCGTCGACGCGAAACGTCACGTCTACGAGGCGGGCTACGGCTGGAAGGAGAAAGCCGAGGCGGCCAAGCGCGTCATCGATCGCCATCGCAGCTGA
- a CDS encoding DNA primase: MDPLYARYPFFDGAREAVREADISPAALITEDAPAVDRATERVKRALMEGTVAAEEPSRWDDREKLLSYPIARILVSLIETPAAVEKYATAEAATARERFETDFAADDDFQSTGRRRASLDDVLREFDLADAVRPERDRVGAERAGRGGRRGGGRGGRGPTHYWVGIGPYLELADADWGERWRLVNREVADGEVRISAEHLSRLLEAAVERRVAEGLPFEVRGTDGGDALAEALESAVSELRGLLDDHDAVDPRRVDTVVPALFPPCMRTLVRRAREGEALSDHAEFSLVSFLVALGMDRGDVATLLDVSPESEAGARIETRVEYLTERDGTQYPPPSCATMKEYGTCVDPDERCETISHPLSYYTDAIRDAGDVRDWRETAERAE, translated from the coding sequence CTGGACCCGCTCTACGCGCGCTACCCGTTCTTCGACGGGGCGCGCGAGGCCGTCCGAGAGGCCGACATCTCGCCGGCGGCGCTCATCACCGAGGACGCCCCCGCAGTCGATCGGGCCACGGAGCGGGTCAAACGCGCCCTGATGGAGGGGACCGTCGCCGCCGAGGAGCCGTCCCGGTGGGACGACCGCGAGAAGTTGCTCTCGTATCCGATCGCCCGGATTCTGGTCTCGTTGATCGAGACGCCTGCGGCCGTCGAGAAGTACGCGACCGCGGAGGCCGCGACGGCGCGCGAGCGGTTCGAGACCGACTTCGCGGCCGACGACGACTTCCAGAGCACGGGGCGACGCCGCGCATCGCTCGACGACGTCCTGCGGGAGTTCGACCTCGCCGACGCCGTCCGGCCAGAGCGGGACCGAGTCGGAGCGGAGCGGGCAGGACGCGGCGGCCGGCGCGGAGGCGGGCGGGGCGGTCGCGGCCCCACGCACTACTGGGTCGGTATCGGGCCGTACCTCGAACTCGCCGACGCCGATTGGGGGGAGCGCTGGCGACTCGTCAACCGGGAGGTCGCCGACGGCGAGGTCCGGATCTCCGCCGAGCACCTCTCGCGGCTCCTCGAAGCGGCCGTCGAGCGCCGCGTGGCGGAGGGCCTCCCGTTCGAGGTGCGCGGCACCGACGGCGGCGACGCCCTCGCGGAGGCCTTGGAATCGGCCGTCTCGGAGCTTCGGGGGCTGCTCGACGACCACGACGCCGTCGACCCGCGACGGGTCGACACCGTCGTCCCCGCGCTGTTTCCCCCGTGTATGCGGACGCTCGTCCGCCGTGCCCGGGAGGGCGAAGCGCTCTCGGACCACGCGGAGTTCTCGCTCGTCTCGTTCCTCGTGGCGCTCGGGATGGACCGCGGCGACGTGGCGACGCTCCTCGACGTCAGTCCCGAGAGCGAGGCCGGCGCGCGCATCGAAACGCGCGTCGAGTACCTCACGGAGCGCGACGGGACGCAGTACCCGCCGCCGTCGTGCGCGACGATGAAGGAGTACGGCACCTGCGTCGATCCGGACGAGCGCTGTGAGACGATTTCGCACCCGTTGTCGTACTACACCGACGCGATCCGGGACGCCGGCGACGTCCGCGACTGGCGTGAGACCGCCGAACGCGCGGAGTGA
- a CDS encoding DUF7472 family protein — MEIDAAMRRKIVVSLVSVGAFFALFIGIGATYGPDLGETGGLALVGAIALFVLVMAGVGLVLQD, encoded by the coding sequence ATGGAAATCGACGCGGCGATGCGCCGGAAGATCGTGGTCTCTCTCGTCTCCGTCGGTGCGTTCTTCGCGCTCTTCATCGGCATCGGTGCCACGTACGGCCCGGACCTCGGCGAGACCGGCGGGCTCGCGCTCGTCGGCGCGATCGCGCTGTTCGTGCTCGTGATGGCCGGCGTCGGCCTCGTCCTGCAGGACTGA
- a CDS encoding SWIM zinc finger family protein: MTVRPLRDGRYVVESEGGTYVVDAERTTCTCPDNAIRGARCKHIRRVSLEIEAGAVPAPNERERVCAVCGGRTFGPIDDWSPALCDRHDHEPGDVVRDRETGSLLVVVDAIGERADETRTDEGRLVSEYETNAAYGGQEPVFAAVYAESLPIDPGDARRYLFPASRLRPLPKDAGRDDVSRREAGADDAGRDRASSLLGPVVDAVADVGQP; encoded by the coding sequence ATGACCGTCCGGCCGCTGCGTGACGGCCGCTACGTCGTCGAGAGCGAGGGCGGCACGTACGTCGTCGACGCCGAACGAACGACCTGCACCTGTCCGGACAACGCGATCCGCGGCGCTCGCTGCAAGCACATCCGTCGCGTGAGTCTCGAAATCGAGGCGGGAGCGGTCCCCGCGCCGAACGAGCGCGAACGCGTCTGCGCCGTCTGCGGCGGTCGGACGTTCGGCCCGATCGACGACTGGAGCCCCGCGCTCTGTGACCGACACGACCACGAACCCGGCGACGTCGTCCGGGATCGGGAGACCGGTAGCCTCCTCGTGGTCGTCGACGCGATCGGCGAGCGGGCCGACGAGACGCGGACCGACGAGGGGCGCCTCGTCTCCGAGTACGAGACCAACGCGGCCTACGGCGGTCAGGAACCCGTGTTCGCGGCGGTCTACGCGGAATCTCTGCCGATCGATCCCGGCGACGCGCGGCGGTACCTGTTCCCGGCGTCCCGCCTCCGCCCGCTCCCGAAGGACGCCGGCCGGGACGACGTCTCTCGCCGGGAGGCGGGCGCAGACGATGCCGGTCGCGACCGCGCTTCCTCCTTACTCGGCCCCGTCGTCGACGCCGTCGCCGACGTCGGTCAGCCGTGA
- the hjc gene encoding Holliday junction resolvase Hjc, which translates to MSSNRKGDRRERELVNRLDEAGFAVMRAPASGSATERELPDVLAGDGDVFYAIEAKSSSGRPIYLSGEEVEALIYFAQNFGAKARIGVRFDREEWFFFHPGDLHVTDGGNYRVKKETALAEGEGFDSFVGGPAQSRLTDVGDGVDDGAE; encoded by the coding sequence ATGTCCTCGAATCGAAAGGGCGACCGCCGCGAGCGCGAACTGGTCAACCGCCTCGACGAGGCCGGATTCGCGGTGATGCGCGCGCCCGCCTCGGGGTCGGCGACGGAGCGGGAACTCCCGGACGTGCTCGCCGGCGACGGCGACGTCTTCTACGCCATCGAGGCGAAGTCCAGCTCCGGCCGGCCGATCTACCTCTCCGGCGAGGAGGTCGAGGCCCTGATCTACTTCGCGCAGAACTTCGGCGCGAAGGCCCGCATCGGCGTCCGCTTCGACCGCGAGGAGTGGTTCTTCTTCCACCCCGGCGACCTCCACGTGACCGACGGCGGCAACTACCGGGTGAAAAAGGAGACGGCGCTCGCGGAGGGCGAGGGCTTCGACTCGTTCGTCGGCGGCCCCGCGCAGTCACGGCTGACCGACGTCGGCGACGGCGTCGACGACGGGGCCGAGTAA
- a CDS encoding sulfatase gives MNTDTHVSNVVLVTVDSLRADAIGAYDRDRHTPVMDDLADRGTVFERAFATGNWTPFSFPSILASRPVFADSGEIGVENVPTLAGTVSDAGVATGGFNAANGFLTSHWGYDDGFDEFEPFVASVGSSIYSRYLATHPTVEAWLQLAASPIRRIRSRLAGDTDDRPFLDTSRMFDVEHAAGEFLDATEEPFFLWVHYMDTHTPYVPAPRYIREVSDGILGTHRMLHAHTRTGLGWEVGERTLDDLRTLYQAAARQVDASIGRLLDELAANGLDDETAVILAGDHGEEFQEHGHLAHYPKLYDELIHVPFVVDVPGADGRRVEQQVGLDAIPPTVTELLGIDAPEEWTGDSLASTVIDGDAPADEPVVSVTVRDEDVTAQPIPRSLDDGDLLVSVRDRDWTYIRNVDAETEEMYYRPDDPTQQDDRGDDADGDARAVRKRFRPIVDAHAELLRETGDVAADAGDVNEDLGARLEALGYR, from the coding sequence ATGAACACAGATACTCACGTCTCGAACGTCGTCCTCGTCACGGTCGATTCGCTGCGGGCCGACGCGATCGGCGCGTACGATCGAGACCGACACACGCCCGTGATGGACGACCTCGCCGACCGCGGGACCGTGTTCGAGCGGGCGTTCGCGACCGGCAACTGGACGCCCTTCTCCTTCCCCTCGATCCTGGCGTCGCGGCCGGTGTTCGCCGACTCCGGCGAGATCGGCGTCGAGAACGTGCCGACGCTCGCCGGGACGGTCTCCGACGCCGGCGTCGCGACCGGGGGGTTCAACGCCGCGAACGGCTTTCTCACCTCGCATTGGGGGTACGACGACGGCTTCGACGAGTTCGAGCCGTTCGTCGCCAGCGTCGGATCGAGCATCTACAGCCGGTACCTGGCGACGCACCCGACCGTCGAAGCGTGGCTCCAGTTGGCCGCGTCGCCGATCAGGCGGATCCGGTCGCGGCTCGCCGGCGACACGGACGACCGGCCGTTCCTGGACACCTCGCGGATGTTCGACGTCGAACACGCCGCCGGCGAGTTCCTCGACGCGACCGAGGAACCGTTCTTCCTCTGGGTGCACTACATGGACACCCACACGCCGTACGTGCCCGCGCCGCGGTACATCCGGGAGGTCTCCGACGGGATCTTGGGAACCCACCGGATGCTCCACGCCCACACGCGGACCGGCCTCGGCTGGGAGGTGGGCGAGCGGACCCTCGACGACCTCCGGACGCTGTACCAGGCGGCCGCCCGGCAGGTCGACGCCAGCATCGGTCGCCTGCTGGACGAACTCGCGGCCAACGGCCTCGACGACGAGACGGCGGTAATCCTCGCCGGCGACCACGGCGAGGAGTTCCAGGAGCACGGTCACCTGGCGCACTACCCGAAACTGTACGACGAACTGATCCACGTCCCGTTCGTCGTCGACGTGCCGGGCGCGGACGGACGGCGGGTCGAACAGCAGGTCGGCCTGGACGCGATCCCCCCCACGGTGACTGAACTGCTCGGGATCGACGCCCCCGAGGAGTGGACCGGCGACTCGCTCGCGTCGACCGTCATCGACGGCGACGCGCCGGCGGACGAACCGGTCGTCTCCGTCACCGTCCGCGACGAGGACGTGACCGCCCAGCCGATCCCGCGGTCGCTCGACGACGGGGACCTGCTGGTGAGCGTCCGCGACCGCGACTGGACCTACATCCGGAACGTCGACGCGGAGACGGAGGAAATGTATTACCGCCCCGACGACCCGACCCAGCAGGACGACCGGGGCGACGACGCCGACGGGGACGCGCGGGCGGTCCGCAAGCGCTTCCGACCGATCGTCGACGCCCACGCGGAACTGCTCCGCGAGACGGGCGACGTCGCCGCGGACGCCGGCGACGTGAACGAAGACCTCGGGGCACGGCTGGAGGCGCTCGGCTACCGATAG
- a CDS encoding GtrA family protein: MLRSFLRNLHSGPLALQLRRFVVVGAVTAGIQMVLLWVFVDVVGLFYLLGALFSIEITIILSYVLNNAWTFQATQNTGTVEYLSGLLKTNVVRGTAIPIQLAVLYLLVEWRSVPYLAANAVAIVVSGIYRYVLDAKWTWGQ, encoded by the coding sequence ATGCTCCGGAGCTTCCTGCGCAACCTCCATAGCGGCCCGCTCGCGCTTCAGCTCCGTCGGTTCGTCGTCGTGGGCGCGGTCACCGCCGGCATCCAGATGGTGCTTTTGTGGGTCTTCGTCGACGTCGTGGGGCTGTTCTACCTCCTCGGCGCGCTCTTCTCGATCGAGATCACGATCATCCTCTCGTACGTCCTCAACAACGCCTGGACGTTTCAGGCCACGCAGAACACCGGAACGGTCGAGTACCTCTCGGGGCTGCTCAAGACGAACGTGGTCCGCGGGACGGCGATCCCGATCCAGCTCGCGGTGCTGTATCTGCTCGTCGAGTGGCGCTCGGTGCCGTACCTCGCGGCCAACGCCGTCGCGATCGTGGTGAGCGGGATCTACCGCTACGTGCTCGACGCGAAGTGGACGTGGGGGCAGTGA
- the rpiA gene encoding ribose-5-phosphate isomerase RpiA codes for MKTTGGTDDQKRRAGERAAELVSDGDVVGLGTGSTAAHAIRALGQAVDDGLDLRGVPTSFDSRALAREAGIPLRSLDEVDGVDLAIDGADQVDEDLQAIKGGGAAHAREKVVDAAADRFVVVADPSKVTEALSRPVPVEVLPDAHAAVERDLTDLGGEPTLRRAERKDGPVVTDNGNLLFDCDFGVVDDPASLATGLSGLPGVVEHGLFVGLVDTVYVGTDDDVEVRRRE; via the coding sequence ATGAAGACGACCGGCGGAACCGACGACCAGAAGCGACGCGCGGGCGAACGCGCCGCCGAACTCGTTTCCGACGGCGACGTCGTCGGCCTCGGAACCGGCAGCACCGCCGCGCACGCGATCCGCGCGCTCGGACAGGCGGTCGACGACGGCCTCGACCTTCGAGGGGTCCCGACGTCGTTCGACTCCCGAGCACTCGCCCGCGAGGCCGGGATCCCGCTCCGCTCGCTCGACGAAGTCGACGGCGTCGACCTCGCGATCGACGGTGCGGACCAAGTCGACGAGGACCTCCAGGCGATCAAGGGCGGCGGCGCGGCCCACGCCCGCGAGAAAGTCGTCGACGCCGCAGCCGACCGGTTCGTCGTCGTCGCGGACCCCTCGAAGGTCACCGAGGCGCTGTCGCGCCCGGTGCCGGTCGAAGTTCTCCCCGACGCGCACGCGGCGGTCGAACGGGATCTGACGGACCTCGGCGGCGAGCCGACGCTCCGACGGGCAGAGCGAAAGGACGGGCCGGTCGTCACCGACAACGGGAACCTCCTCTTCGACTGCGACTTCGGCGTCGTCGACGATCCGGCGTCGCTGGCGACGGGGCTCTCGGGTCTGCCGGGCGTCGTCGAACACGGGCTGTTCGTCGGCCTCGTGGATACGGTGTACGTCGGAACCGACGACGACGTCGAGGTGCGGCGTCGGGAGTGA
- a CDS encoding DUF1931 family protein, protein MADLIVKAAVKEALQDKNVASDFYDALDEEVNELLEDAARRAEQNDRKTVQPRDL, encoded by the coding sequence ATGGCAGACCTTATTGTCAAAGCGGCCGTGAAGGAAGCGCTCCAGGACAAGAACGTTGCTTCTGACTTCTACGACGCGCTCGACGAAGAAGTGAACGAACTGCTCGAAGACGCTGCCCGTCGCGCGGAACAGAACGACCGCAAGACGGTCCAGCCCCGCGACCTGTAA
- the larB gene encoding nickel pincer cofactor biosynthesis protein LarB, translated as MRELLEAVAAGELSPTEAEARLAGYVTTDAGRFDAAREQRRGAPEGILAEGKTPAEVATLATAALDSTGRAVITRVAAADVAAVEAAVDESVELVHDERAGTLVARRADYEPPTLDATAAIVTGGTADAAVAGEAATVLDAMGATVERIDDVGVAHLGRILDHLDALRAADVLVVAAGREGALPTVVAGLVDTPVIGVPVSTGYGHGGDGAAALSGMLQSCTVLSVVNVDAGFVAGTQAGLVARAVSDARGGESDPRDAPDAE; from the coding sequence ATGCGCGAACTGTTAGAGGCCGTCGCGGCGGGCGAACTCTCGCCGACGGAGGCCGAGGCTCGACTGGCCGGGTACGTGACCACCGACGCGGGGCGGTTCGACGCCGCTCGGGAGCAGCGGCGCGGGGCTCCCGAGGGCATCCTCGCCGAGGGCAAGACGCCCGCAGAGGTCGCGACGCTCGCCACCGCGGCGCTCGACTCGACCGGCCGCGCGGTCATCACGCGAGTCGCCGCCGCGGACGTCGCCGCCGTCGAGGCGGCCGTCGACGAATCCGTCGAGTTGGTCCACGACGAGCGCGCGGGGACGCTCGTGGCTCGCCGAGCGGACTACGAACCGCCGACACTGGACGCGACCGCGGCGATCGTCACCGGCGGGACGGCCGACGCCGCCGTCGCCGGAGAGGCGGCGACGGTACTCGACGCGATGGGAGCCACCGTCGAGCGAATCGACGACGTCGGCGTGGCCCACCTCGGCCGGATCCTGGATCACCTCGACGCGCTCCGCGCCGCGGACGTCCTGGTCGTCGCCGCCGGACGGGAGGGCGCGCTCCCCACCGTCGTCGCCGGTCTCGTCGACACCCCCGTGATCGGCGTGCCGGTCTCGACGGGCTACGGGCACGGCGGCGACGGCGCGGCGGCGCTCTCCGGAATGCTCCAGTCCTGTACCGTGCTCTCGGTGGTCAACGTCGACGCCGGATTCGTCGCCGGGACGCAGGCGGGGCTCGTCGCTCGCGCCGTCAGCGACGCCCGCGGCGGCGAGTCCGACCCTCGCGACGCTCCGGACGCCGAGTGA
- a CDS encoding DUF7563 family protein: MPSCDHCGSHVSDRFARVFADKQGRLLACPNCSANAGIAEVARRRTRTA, from the coding sequence ATGCCAAGTTGTGACCACTGCGGGTCACACGTCTCCGACCGCTTCGCGCGCGTGTTCGCCGACAAGCAAGGGCGACTCCTCGCCTGTCCAAACTGCTCGGCGAACGCGGGTATCGCGGAGGTCGCACGGCGGCGCACCCGCACAGCGTGA